The Eikenella corrodens genome segment GGCTGATTCCAGAATCTTAGCGACAAAAAGAACAACCTTTTCAGGTAGCCGGCTTCGAGTTTTTATCATATTCCCCTCCCCGGCCATTCCACCGCGCCAGATTCTCCATCCCTCCTTTCCAAACAAACAATTTCCTGCGCCAAGCGCAATCAGGATGCCAGCAAAAGGCTACCTGAAAATGCTTATTCCGAATCGCCATACTCATTTTTAGCCGCCTGCCGTGTGGCGATTCGGAATCGGCATTCGCTGCAGATAGGATAAAGGCTGCCCGCTTAGGCAGCCCGATAAGCAAGCGTGCTGCTCTTCAAACCTTCACCTTAAATAAGGATCTTGCCATGATGAAAGAACAAAGTAGTTTGTCCTACCTATACGGTACCAACGTCCCGTATATTGAAGATTTGTACGAAGCCTATCTGAGCTCCCCTGACTCCGTGGACAGCCAATGGCGGCAGTATTTCGACCAAGTGGCCGCCATGCCCGGCAACACTCCGAAAGATGTGGCGCACCGCCCGATTCAGGAAGCCTTTGCCAACTTGGCACAGCAGCGCGGCGGCGCAGCCGCGGGCGGCGTGGATTTTGCCGCCATGCAGAAGCAAGTGGCCGTGTTGAGCCTGATTTCCGCCTACCGCTCCTTGGGCAACCGCGCTGCCGACCTCAACCCGCTCGACCGCACCCATATCAGACAACTGCCCGAGCTCGATCCCAAAACCTACGGCCTCACTGATGCCGACATGAACACCCCTTTCCATGTCGGCACCGATCTTTCAGGTAGCCCCAAGCTGCCCCTGGCCGAAATCATCCGCCATCTGAAACAAATCTACTGCGGCCCCCTGGCATTGGAATACATGCACATTCCCGACACCGCCGAACGCGAATGGCTGCAGGCACGTTTGGAAGCCAACGGCGCCCGCCCGCAGTTTGATGCCGAGACTAAACGCCTCATCCTGAAAGAAATCACCGCCGCCGAAACCATGGAGCGCTATCTGCACACCCGTTATGTGGGCCAGAAACGCTTCTCGCTCGAAGGCGGCGAAAGCACCGTGCCCGCGCTGAACCATCTGATCCGCGCCTCCACCGAAAAAGGTGTGCAGGAAATCGTAATCGGCATGGCGCACCGCGGCCGCTTAAACGTGTTGGTAAACACCATGGGCAAAGCCCCGCAAGCCATTTTCGACGAGTTCGAAGGCAAAGTGGACGCCAAATTCCCCAGCGGCGACGTGAAATACCACATGGGCTTCAGCTCCGACGTGCCCACCCCGCACGGCCCGGTGCACCTCTCTTTGGCCTACAACCCCTCACACTTGGAAATCACCAACCCCGTGATTGAAGGCTCCGTACGCGCCCGCCAAGACCACCGCGGTGCCGAAGGCCGCAAACAAGTGCTGCCCATCCTCACCCACGGCGACTCCGCCTTCATCGGTTTGGGCGTGAACCAATCTACTTTCAATATGTCGCAAACCCGCGGCTACAGCACCGGCGGCACCATCCACTTCGTGATCAACAACCAAGTGGGCTTCACCACTTCCGATCCGCGCGACACCCGCTCCATCCTGTATTGCACCGACATCGCCAAGATGGTGAGCGCGCCGATTCTGCATGTGAACGGCGACGACCCGGAAGCCGTGTGCCACGCCGCCCAAATCGCGCTGGACTACCGCACTACCTTCCAGAAAGACATCGTGATCGATTTGGTGTGCTACCGCAAACTCGGCCACAACGAGGGCGACGATCCCACCCTGACCCAGCCTCTGATGTACAAACAAGTGGCCGCACACCCCGGCTCCCGCGCCGTGTATGCCGAGCAGCTGATTAAAGAAGGCGTGGTCACCAAGGAAGAAGCCGAAAAACTCATCAGCGACTACCGCGCCGCGATGGACAAAGGCGACCGCATCCAGGAAATCCTGCCTGAGCAGAAACGCGAACACGCAGTGGATTGGAGCAAATACCAGCCCATCAGCTGGCGCACTCCGGTGAAAACTGCTCTGCCTGCTGCCGAAATCAAACGCCTGACCGACCGCTTCACCGACATCCCCGCTGATGTGAAACTGCACAATACCGTGAAGAAAATCATCGAAAACCGCAAAGCCATGGCTGTTGGCGAGCAAGCTATTGACTGGGGTATGGCCGAAACCATCGCCTACGCCAGCCTGCTCGAAGCCGGCCACGACATCCGCATTTCCGGCGAAGACTCCGGCCGCGGCACCTTCTCACACCGCCACGCCGTGCTGCACGACCAAAACCGTGCCGAACGCACCGGCGGCGTGTATATCCCGCTGCAACACATCAGCGAAAAACAAGGCCGCTTCAACGTCATCGATTCCATCCTGAACGAAGAAGCCGTGATGGCCTACGAATACGGCTATGCCTCCTCCGCACCGGAAGACCTGGTGATTTGGGAAGCCCAGTTCGGCGACTTCGCCAACGGCGCGCAAATCGCCATCGACCAATTCATCACCTCCGGCGAAACCAAATGGGGACGCTGGTGCGGCCTCACCGTTATCCTGCCGCACGGCTACGACGGCCAAGGCCCGGAACACTCTTCCGCCCGCGTAGAACGCTGGCTGCAACTGTGTGCCGAAGAAAACATCCAAGTGCTGATGATGTCTGAAGCATCGCAGATGTTCCATGCCCTGCGCCGCCAGATTCTGCGCCCCTACCGCAAACCGCTGGTGATTTTCATGTCCAAACGCCTGCTGCGCCTCAAAGACGCCTGCAGCCCACTGGCCAACTTCACCGACGGCGAATTCCGCCTTGTGATCGGCGACACCGTACAAGGTCGCGATCAAGACGTGAAACGCGTGATTCTGTGTGCCGGCCAGGTGTACTACGATTTGGCCAAAGCCCGCGCCGACAAAGGCTTGGAAAAAGACATCGCCATCGTTCGCGTCGAGCAGCTCTACCCCTTCCCCTACGAAGAAGTGGCCGCCGAACTCAAACGCTTCCCGAACGCCACCGAAATCATGTGGGCACAGGAAGAGCCGAAAAACCAAGGCGCTTGGTACCAAATCCGCCACCGTCTGGAAAAAGTGCTCGGCGCCAACCATCGCCTCACCACCGCCAGCCGCCCGGCCAGCGCCTCGCCCGCCGTCGGCTATGCTGTGAAACACAAAGCCGGTTTGGACGGCCTGCTTGAAGACGCGATGAAACTCTAAAGCGCCAAAAGGCTACCTGAAACATGCCAAACCGTTTTCAGGTAGCCTCCTCAGAACACGATTTACCTATTTTTCAATTTATTAAAGGATAAAACCATGATTATCGAAATCACCGTACCCCCGCTACCGGAAAGCGTTACCGAAGCCACCCTGATGAGCTGGCACAAGAAGGTGGGCGACTATGTAAACCGCGACGAAAACCTGATCGACCTCGAAACCGACAAGGTTGTGCTCGAGCTGCCCGCCCAGCAGGCCGGTGTGATTGTGGAAATCATCGAACAAGACGGCGCCACCGTTACCGCCGGCCAGCTGTTGGCTAAAATCGACACCGAAGCCAAAGCAGCAGAAGCAGCCCCGGCTGCCGCCCAAGCCACCGCTGCCGAGCCAGCAGGCCATGTGGCTGCCGCTGGTGCGCGCGCCGGCGTGGCCATGCCCGCCGCCGCCAAACTGGCTGCTGAAAAAGGCGTGGACGTATCCGGCGTACAAGGTTCCGGCCGCGACGGCCGTGTGCTGAAAGAAGACGTGGCCGCTATGCCTGCCGCCGCACCCAAAGCCGCTGCCGCCCCGGCCGTGGCCGTGCCGCTGGGCGACCGCGTAGAACAGCGCGTACCGATGAGCCGCCTGCGCCAGCGTGTGGCCGAACGCCTGCTGCAATCTCAGTCGCAAAACGCCATCCTCACCACGTTCAACGAGGTGAACATGAAGCCGATTATGGATTTGCGCGCCAAATACAAAGAGAAGTTCGAAAAACAGTATGGCGTGAAACTGGGCTTCATGTCCTTCTTCGTGAAAGCCGCCGTGGCCGCGCTGAAGAAATTCCCCGCTGTGAACGCTTCGATTGACGGCAACGACATCGTTTACCACGGCTACTTCGACATCGGTATCGCCGTGGGCAGTCCACGCGGCCTGGTGGTGCCGATCCTGCGCAACGTGGATCAGATGAGCATTGCCGAAATCGAACTGGCCATTGTGGACTACGCCAACAAAGCCAAGAGCGGCAAAATCGCCATCGAAGACCTCACCGGCGGCACATTCTCCATCACCAACGGCGGCACCTTCGGCTCGATGATGTCCACACCCATCATCAACCCGCCGCAATCCGCCATCTTGGGCATGCACGCCACCAAAGAACGCGCCGTGGTGGAAAACGGCCAAGTCGTGGTGCGCCCGATGATGTATCTGGCCCTCTCCTACGACCACCGCATCATCGACGGCCGCGAAGCCGTGCTCACTTTGGTTACTATCAAAGAAGCCCTCGAAGACCCGGCCCGACTGATTTTAGAAATCTAACGGTTTCTAAAATCTAAGCGTTTAGCAACATCAGGCTACCTGAAAACCCTTTTTTCAGGTAGCCTTACTCTTTTGCCACATCAAACATACTAAAGGCTATCTGAAACTTTCAGGTAGCCCCAACCCAAACACCATGACCAATACCACAACCGTCCACCTCTACACCGACGGCGCCTGCAAAGGTAATCCCGGCCCCGGCGGCTGGGGCGTGCTGCTGCGCTACGGCCGCCATGAAAAAGAACTCTGCGGCGGCGAAGCCGACACCACCAACAACCGCATGGAGCTTACCGCCGTTATCCGCGGCCTCGAAGCCCTCAACCGCCCCTGCCAAGTAACCATCCACACCGACTCCCAATACGTGAAAAACGGCATGGAAAGCTGGATTCACGGCTGGAAGAAAAACGGCTGGAAAACTTCCGCCAAACAACCCGTGAAAAACGCCGAACTCTGGCAGCAGCTCGACCAACAAGTCGCCCGCCACCAAGTATCCTGGCAATGGGTGAAAGGCCATGCCGGCCACCCCGAAAACGAACGCGCCGACCAACTGGCTAATCAAGGCGCCGCCAATATATCCAATGAACAACAATAAACGCCAATAATCAAATTATTGGTACAAATTCCCCCACCGCCAGCCGTCCCTTCCAGCAGTTGGCGTTCCGCCCGCCATCTGATAGAATGGCAACCCATACAGTCAATCAAAACGCAGCTTCCAATTCTGTGTTTGATTGGCTAAAAATTTGAGTTCACAAGCCGCCGGCACCAGGCGGCTTGCATTTTTATGTAAAAACGGCTGCCCCGCAGCCCTTGTGGAGAAAATCATGCAAAAGATTCCATTAACCGTACGCGGCGCCGAACTGCTCAAGCAAGAATTGCAGCATCTTAAAAGCGTTGAACGTCCTGCCATTATCGAAGCCATCGCCGAAGCCCGCACCCACGGCGATTTGTCTGAAAATGCTGAATACGAAGCAGCCAAAGAAAAACAAGGCTTCATCGAAGGCCGTATTTCCGAACTGGAAAACAAACTCTCCGCGGCCCATATCATCGACCCCACCGAAATCCACGCCGAAGGCAAAATCGTATTCGGCTGCACCGTCGTGCTGGAAGACTTGGAAAACGAAACCCAAGTGCGCTACCAAATCGTCGGCGACGACGAAGCCGATATTAAAGATAACAAAATCTCCATCAGCTCGCCTATTTCACGCGCCCTTATCGGCAAAGAAGAAGGCGATGTGGCCGAAGTGCAGGCGCCTGGCGGCATCAGAGAATACGAAGTTATCGAAGTGCTGTATATCTAGTAAGCAGTGGCGAAATGGACCAGAATTTTAATCCCTACCAGACTCCGCAAAGCCAAGAATACCTGCCGCAAAGTACTACTGAATGTTGGCGGGAGGGTAAACGTGTCTTTTTGCCTGCCGGCACTGACTTACCTTGCCGCTGCATCCATTGTGGCGAAGAGGCTGCACCGCCACGCCGACAACGTAAACTCTATTGGCATCATCCTGCACTATATTTGTTGATACTCACTGCATTTATCGGCTTGCCTGGGCTATTGGTTTATCTAATTGTGGCCTTGGTTGTGCGAAAAAAAATTACGGTTACGGCTGCACGTTGCCCTACACATCGCAAACAGATGCGCCAAATTTATATTGGTATATTCATGCTGTTGTTGGTCACGCTGTTCCTACCGTATTTTGCCTCCACCGAAAACGGTATGGTTGATAGTAGCCTGATGTCGCTGTTGTATATCGGTTTAGTTTTAATTTGGCTGGTACTGGCAATTCTCGCTTCCGTCTTCCGTCTGCGCGCTGTACGGATCAACGAAGAATTCAGCATCCTCAAAGGCTTTGGCCGGGGCTTTCTCGACACCCTGCCGGAAGAATACGAACTCAACAGCCGCCGTTAAAACATAGCAATCATTTGGCAACATATAGCCAATTTTCAGGTAGCCCTTCTCTATCGAAAGGCTACCTGAAACTTCAGGTAGCCTTTTCTTCATTCACACCATCAACTCTTATTCAGCCTCACCCTCCTCTTGCGGCTGTGTCTGGTTCGCAGGAGCAGCGGGATTGAGGTTTTGCGTGAGGCCGTTGATGTCGCCGCCGCTCAAGCCCAGCTCTTTGAGCAAACCGTCCACCAGCGGGGCCTGGGCGCGGTAGCGCAGGGCGCTGTTCACCACTTGGTCGGACAAAGCCGCGTTGCCTTGGGCGCCGGGGCTACCTGAAACACCGTCTGCGGCAGCGCCGCTGAATCCGCCCAAGCCGTTGATTTGCAGAATCTTGATGCCGTCGATGTTTTCCATCGGGCGCACGGATTCGCGGATGATGTCGGGCAGGTGTTTCAAGAGGGCGAGGCGCACTTGCATTTCAACTTGCTCGACGCTCAATACGTTGGCGGCTTCGTTTACGGCGCGGGTACCTTCGGCATCGACTTTGTATTGCTGCTCTTGCGCTTGTGCCAGCAGCACTTTGGCATCAGCTTCACCTTTGGCTTGCAGGCGTTGTTTCTCAGCTTCGGCTTCGGCGGCGATGCGCACGGCTTCGGCACGGTCTTGCGCGGCCTGTTTCTCGGCTTCGGCGGCGACGGTGAGCGAAATCGCGTCTTTTTGTGCGGCTTCTTCGGCGGCAATCAGTTCGACGGCTTTGGCACGTTCGGCGCGTTCGGTTTCGCGTACGGTAATCACGCTCTCCTCTTCGCGCACGGCGGCGGCGCGGGCTTTGTCGGCCTCGGCTTTGGCTTCCGATTCGGCACGCGATTTTTCGGCCACGGCGATGGCGCGGTCTTGTTCGGCCAGCTCGATGGCTTTGCGGCGTTCGACCTCCGCCTGTTCGACGGCTTGGGCTTTTTTGATATCTTCGTTTTTAATATCGCGTTCGGCGGCGATGCGTTTCAAATCCACTTCGCGTTCGGCGGCGATTTTGGCTTCTTCCGCCTCGCGTTTTTTCTGCGCTTCCTGCTCGGCGATGCTGGCTTCCTGTTCGGCGCGGCGCACGGCAATTTCGCGTTCTTGTTCGAGTTTGGCGTATTCTTCTTCACGCGAGATTTTCAGGCGTTGCTGCTCGGCTTCGAGGTTTTTGGTTTTAATCGCCAAATCGGTGTCTTGTTCGATTTCGTTGCGTTTCTTGCGGCGGCCTTCGATGGTTTCGGTCAGTTTGGTCAGACCTTCCGCGTCAAAGGCGTTTTGCGGGTTGAAAAACTCAAAGCTGGTTTGATCGAGGCCGGTCAGGGAGACGGTTTCGAGTTCGAGGCCGTTTTTAAACAAGTCTTCGCTCACGACTTGCTGCACTTTTTGAACGAAATCAACCCGTTTTTCGTGCAGCTCTTCCATCGCCATTTCGGCAGCAACGGCGCGCAGGGCATCGACAAATTTACCTTCAACGAGGTCTTTCAATTCGTCAGGCGACATGGTTTTCATACCCAGCGTTTGCGCGGCGGTGGCGATGCTCTCGGCGCTGGGTTTGACGCGGACGTAAAATTCCGCCATCACATCCACGCGCATCCGGTCGCGGGTAATCAACGCCTGCTGCGCCGCGCGGCGCACTTCGAGGCGCAATGTATTCATGTTGACGGGGATGATTTCGTGCAGCACGGGCAGCACCATCGCGCCGCCGTTCATGATGACTTTTTCGCCGCCGAAGCCGGTACGGACGAAGGAGACTTCTTTGCTGGCGCGACGATACAGGCGGGTGAGGATGAGGCCGAGCACAAACAGCGCGACGAGTATCACGCCGGCAATAGTGGCAATGGAAATAAGGTTCATGGTTTTCCTTTCTTGAGTGGATTTCGGCAGCCTGGTGCTACCTGAATATAGTTAAACAAAACTGCAATCCCAAATTGAACAACACGAGCACAACTCAACACCAGTTCTTAGATAGCCGGTCAAATAGCAAAAAAGGCTACCTGAAAACCATAAAATTCCATCAAACAACATTCCCGCTATTTTCCCCTAAAACGCTTTTCAGGTAGCCTGCGGGTCTGCAAACAGCAGGTATTTTCAATTGTCCGACATAGCGTTTGTACCTGATTTGCAACAGCACTTGTCTTTTACACGGGAAGTTATATTTAAAAAACAAAAATCTAAATTAGGCATCATTTGGCACAGATTGCCAAAATTAGAGCAGGCATTAAAATGCCAATCGTTCTCAATATAGTTTACTAACCGATATGGCAGTAGGCTCACCCCAACTGCCTATTTTTAATCTTTAAGGGAAACATCCTCATGAAACAACCGCGCACACACCTCAAAGCCCTCATCCTCGCCCTGGCCGCCATCGGCAGCCCAGGCCTGCTTTATGCCGAAGGCACGAATGAAGCCCAGCCTGCCCAAAGACAAGAACAGCAGGCCGACAGCGCCGAGCTCGAAGCCATCGAAGTTACCGCCCGCCGCCGCTATGCCAGCGGCTACCAACCCATTTCCGCCGATGTCATCGGCGGCGGCAACACCCCGCTGCTCGAAGTGCCCCGTAGCGTAAACATCGTTACCCCCGCCGTGCTGGAGGACCGACGCCCCGGCTCGCTGGACGAAGCCCTGCTCACCGTGAGCGGCATCCGCCAAGCCAACACCCTGGCTGGCACGCTCGAGGCCGTAGTGAAACGCGGCTTCGGCGACAACCGCGACAACTCCGTGCTGCGCAACGGCATGCAGATGACCCAAACCCACGTATTCAGCCCCACCGCCGAGCGCGTGGAAGTGCTCAAAGGCCCGGCCTCCACACTCTACGGCGTGCAAGACCCCGGCGGCGTGGTGAATGTGGTAACCAAACAGCCGCAGCTCAAACCGGCCCGCTCCGTGAGCACCAGCTTCGGCAGCCACAGCGCCCGCCAAGTGGGTGTGGACTTCACCGGCCCCATCGGCTCCAGCCAAAGCTGGGCCTACCGCTTCATCGCCGACTACCGCCAAAGCGACTACTGGCGCAATTTCGGCGAAATCAAGCAAACCACCATCGCCCCCTCGGTCAAATGGATTGGTGAGCACACCACCATCACCGCCGCCTACGAATACTTGGACTACACCGTGCCATTCGACCGCGGCACCTTCCTCGATTCCACCCCCGGCGCAAACTACGGCAAACCCCTCGCTATTCCCGCCGAACGCCGACTGGACGAGCCTTTCAGCGAGCAGAGCGGCAAAAACCATATGTTCCAGTTCACGCTCGACCAATATTTGAGCGAACAGTGGAAAATGCGCCTGAACTACAGCTTCACCTACCATACCTACGACGACTGGAAAGCCCGTATTGCCAACACCGCCGCCGGTATCAACACCACCACCGGCACGGTGCGCCGCCGCATCGACGGCACGCAGGATGCCCGCTTGCGTGTGCACAACCTGGCCTTAAGCTTCAAAGGCGACGTGCATACCGGCAGCGTACGGCACAAACTCGGCTTCGGCCTCGAAGCCATGCACAACGACCGCCTGCTGGGCAAAATCTACCAAAGCCCCGCCAACAACTACACCATCAATATGTACAACCCGGTGTATGGCCGCATTAGCCCGCAGCCCGGCGTGAACACCATCGACGGCCAAGGCAACAATACCCAGCAAACCGAAATCCTCAAAACCTTCGCCCTGTATGCCAATGACGATATTCATCTCGGCGAAAAATGGATTGTGTCTGCCGGCCTGCGCGCCGAGTATTTCGACCAATACGCCGGTCGCGCCAACCGCAATTTCGTATTCAAAGCCAATACCGACAACCACGGCTGGAACTTCTCGCCCTCGCTCGGCGTAACCTACCGCCTCACCCCGCAGTGGTCGCTCTATGGCAGCTACGCCACTTCGTTCCGCCCACAGGTTTCCGTGGCCAACGAAATCCCTGGTGATGCCCAGCCTGAAAAAGGTCGAGCCTTTGAAATCGGTGCTAAATTCGCCGGCGATCGTCTCTCTGCCGCAGTAGCCCTATTCCATATCGAGAAAGAAAATGTGCGCTACAGCGTAACCTCTGGCGGCCAAACCGAAACCCGCTTTGCCGGCCGCGCCCGCTCCATGGGCTTTGAAGCCGAAATGGGCGGCCAGATTACCGAACGTCTCGGTGTGAACGCCAACTATGCCTACACCGAAACCAAGGTGCTGGAAGCAGAAGCCGCTGCCCAAGGCCTGCCGCTGAACAATACCCCGCGCAACCAGTTCGGCCTATATCTGACTTATGATTTCGGCAACGCGCTGGGCGGCAACTGGCGCGCCGGCATCGGAGCCAAATACAACGGCGCATGGTATATCGGCAAAAATGCCGCCAGCGGCGACCGTCTGTGGAAAATCCCTGCAGCCACCGTAGCTGATGCCTTTGTCTCCTACGACACCAAAATCGGGGATAACAAGCTCAACGTGCGGCTCAACGGCAAAAACCTGACCAACCGCCTGTATTACACCTCCACCGTAGGCTCTTCGGCGCAATACCCGATGATCGCCATCGGCAATCCGCGCGAAATCAGCGTTTCTGCTAAGTTTGAGTTTTAAGCATTTGGCCACAGCATAACGCCCCATAGAGGCTACCTGAAAAATGCAATCCCGTTTTTCAGGTAGCCTTCCGCGCTGTTTGGCCTGCCTGTTTTAAACACCCTTTTTGCTGCCGTTTTATTTTTCAGGTAGCCTTTCAATCCCAAATGGCTAGGCAAACCAAATTGGCTTTCGATACAAGGCGGTGAGCCGCAGACAGTACAGAAGTACGGCAAGGCGAACCAACGCGGCAGCGAAAGTTAAATTGGTTTGCCATACCTGAAAAATAAAGTTATCCAACCAAGCACCACATATGAAACAAGAACAATGGAAAATCGAGCTCCTGGACAGCCCGCTGTGGCTGGTGCAGAGCTTTTTCGGCGTATTGCTGTTTTGCCTGATCGCCGCCTTCCTACTGCGCCGCACTACTTTCGGCCAACGTTTCGAGCGCATCCTGCGCCCCTGTTTAGCAAGCAGCAACCGTATCCGAGTGTGCCTGCTCTTGGCTGCGCTGCTCTTGATGGTGCTGCTCGAAGTGCGCATCAGCGTGCTCAATTCATTTTTCTACAAAGGCCTCTATGATTCCCTGCAAGACCGCGCCGCAGCCGCCTTCTGGTTTTTCGCCGGCATCAACAGCGCCTTAATGGTGTTCAAAATCATCCATGCCCTGGCCGACGAGCTGCTCGAACAAGTCTTTATGATCCGCTGGCTGGAAAAACTCAACGCCGCGCTCACCCAAAGCTGGCTCGCTCATAAAAACTACTACCGCCTGCACATGCGCCGCCACGCGCCCGACAACATCGACCAACGTATCCAGCAAGACGCGCAAGATTTCATCGCCTCCACCGCCGAGCTCGTGCGCGGCCTGATCAGCGCCATCGTTTCTACCATCGAATTCACCGTCATCCTCTGGAATCTCTCCGGCGTGCTCAGCGTATTGGGGCTGGAAATCCCGCGCGGCATGGTGATGTTTATCTACCTCTTCATCCTCTTTGCCACCGCCACTTCCGTGTGGATCGGCCTCCCCTTGGTGAAGCTCAACTTCCAAAACGAACACTTCAACGGCAACTACCGCTACGCCCTCGTGCGCGTGCGCGACCACGCCGAGAGCATCGCTTTCTACAACGGCGAAGCCGCCGAAGGGCGCAACCTGCGCCGCCACTTTGCCCACATCATCCGCAACCGCTGGCAGATTGTGTTCCGCAGCCTCGGCCTCAACGGCTTCAACACCGGCATCACCCAAATTTCCAACCTGCTGCCCCTCATGCTGCAAGCCCCTCGCTTTTTCGCCGGCCAAGTGAAAATCGGCGATATGCACCAAACCGTGCAAGCCTTCAACCGCCTGCAACGCGCCCTATCCTTCTTCCGCAACTCCTACAAAGACTTCACCGCTTATCAAGCCCGGCTCGAACGTCTCGACGGCTTCTTCCAAAGCATGCAAAACCACCTGCCCTACCGCCAGCCGCAGCACGAAGCCGAAAACTGCATCCTGCAGGCCGACAAGCTCACTCTGCACCGCAACAACGGCAACATCCTGCTCTCCGACGTTTCCTTCCGCGCCCAAAGCGGCGATTCCCTACTCATCCGCGGCCCCTCCGGCTGCGGCAAAACCTCATTGCTGCGCGCCCTGGCCGGCCTCTGGCCCTTCGGCAGCAGCGGCCACATCATCAGCCCCGCCCGTGAACACATCCTCTTCGTGCCCCAGCGCCCCTACACCCCGCAAGGCAGCCTGCGCCGCGCCATCTGCTACCCCAACATCCGCCCCGACGAACACCAGCTTACCGCCGCCCTCGAAGCCTGCCGCCTGGGCTACCTGAAAGAACTGCTCGACACCGAAGACGACTGGCAGCACAAACTTTCCCCCGGCGAGCTGCAGCGCATCGCCTTCGTGCGCATCCTCATCACCCGCCCCCGCCTCGTGCTGCTCGATGAGGCCACCGCCGCGCTCGATGAAGAAACCGAAGCCGCCCTCTACCGCCTGATCCGCCAAGAGCTGCCCGACAGCATCATCGTGAGCATCGGCCACCGCAGCACACTCAACGCCTTCCACAACCAAATCATCTGCGTGGGCGAAACCCTGATCGACTGCGGCACAAGCAAGATTTGAAATACCGGATTGTTAAAGAACAATTTGCCCTAAAGCAAACAATTTTCTTAAATTTGAAACGATTATGGCGGTTTAAAAATAGATACGCTATGATGGAGATGCAGCATTCCTTTTCACAAATTTACTTAAAAGGAGCACGCTATGCACCCCGTCAAACGTCTGTTTAACGGCCTAACCACCCTACTGCTGGCAGGATTATTCTGCATTCAAACCACCAGTGCGCAAAACCTGCCGGGCATCGTCGATATGCGTGATGCCGGTTTGCAAACCGGCAGCTCGGAAGAAGTGGCCGCTGCCGAAAGCAGCTTGCTGGGCAGGCATATGTTTTCCCTGCAATGGATAAGCTGGGAGCGTTTCGGCACCGCCACCATCCGCCGGGGCAGCAACGGCTTGGAAATCAATGCCTACCAATCCTTAAACGGCGATTTCGTGAAACTCGACGGCCTAATCGAAGTCATCGACCAGCGCCATTTCTACTTTACCGGCAACGTAAGCACCCGCGTATATCACATCAACAACGGCCAGCCCTGCGAACGCAGCGGCACTTTCCTGTTTCAAGCCAAAGACTCCCGCCAATATTGGCGCATGCAGCCGATACAAAACCCCTGCGACAACGCAGCCGACTACATCGATATTTTCTTCAAACGCTGATGTCGGTTTTCAGGTAGCCCGAGTAACCAATTGGGGCTACCTGAAAGCTTCGTCTTTTTCCCAACCAGCTCTTCAGCCGGCTCCTTCCCGATCTTCACCCACATACTCC includes the following:
- a CDS encoding 2-oxoglutarate dehydrogenase E1 component; its protein translation is MMKEQSSLSYLYGTNVPYIEDLYEAYLSSPDSVDSQWRQYFDQVAAMPGNTPKDVAHRPIQEAFANLAQQRGGAAAGGVDFAAMQKQVAVLSLISAYRSLGNRAADLNPLDRTHIRQLPELDPKTYGLTDADMNTPFHVGTDLSGSPKLPLAEIIRHLKQIYCGPLALEYMHIPDTAEREWLQARLEANGARPQFDAETKRLILKEITAAETMERYLHTRYVGQKRFSLEGGESTVPALNHLIRASTEKGVQEIVIGMAHRGRLNVLVNTMGKAPQAIFDEFEGKVDAKFPSGDVKYHMGFSSDVPTPHGPVHLSLAYNPSHLEITNPVIEGSVRARQDHRGAEGRKQVLPILTHGDSAFIGLGVNQSTFNMSQTRGYSTGGTIHFVINNQVGFTTSDPRDTRSILYCTDIAKMVSAPILHVNGDDPEAVCHAAQIALDYRTTFQKDIVIDLVCYRKLGHNEGDDPTLTQPLMYKQVAAHPGSRAVYAEQLIKEGVVTKEEAEKLISDYRAAMDKGDRIQEILPEQKREHAVDWSKYQPISWRTPVKTALPAAEIKRLTDRFTDIPADVKLHNTVKKIIENRKAMAVGEQAIDWGMAETIAYASLLEAGHDIRISGEDSGRGTFSHRHAVLHDQNRAERTGGVYIPLQHISEKQGRFNVIDSILNEEAVMAYEYGYASSAPEDLVIWEAQFGDFANGAQIAIDQFITSGETKWGRWCGLTVILPHGYDGQGPEHSSARVERWLQLCAEENIQVLMMSEASQMFHALRRQILRPYRKPLVIFMSKRLLRLKDACSPLANFTDGEFRLVIGDTVQGRDQDVKRVILCAGQVYYDLAKARADKGLEKDIAIVRVEQLYPFPYEEVAAELKRFPNATEIMWAQEEPKNQGAWYQIRHRLEKVLGANHRLTTASRPASASPAVGYAVKHKAGLDGLLEDAMKL
- the odhB gene encoding 2-oxoglutarate dehydrogenase complex dihydrolipoyllysine-residue succinyltransferase, producing the protein MIIEITVPPLPESVTEATLMSWHKKVGDYVNRDENLIDLETDKVVLELPAQQAGVIVEIIEQDGATVTAGQLLAKIDTEAKAAEAAPAAAQATAAEPAGHVAAAGARAGVAMPAAAKLAAEKGVDVSGVQGSGRDGRVLKEDVAAMPAAAPKAAAAPAVAVPLGDRVEQRVPMSRLRQRVAERLLQSQSQNAILTTFNEVNMKPIMDLRAKYKEKFEKQYGVKLGFMSFFVKAAVAALKKFPAVNASIDGNDIVYHGYFDIGIAVGSPRGLVVPILRNVDQMSIAEIELAIVDYANKAKSGKIAIEDLTGGTFSITNGGTFGSMMSTPIINPPQSAILGMHATKERAVVENGQVVVRPMMYLALSYDHRIIDGREAVLTLVTIKEALEDPARLILEI
- the rnhA gene encoding ribonuclease HI translates to MTNTTTVHLYTDGACKGNPGPGGWGVLLRYGRHEKELCGGEADTTNNRMELTAVIRGLEALNRPCQVTIHTDSQYVKNGMESWIHGWKKNGWKTSAKQPVKNAELWQQLDQQVARHQVSWQWVKGHAGHPENERADQLANQGAANISNEQQ
- the greA gene encoding transcription elongation factor GreA — translated: MQKIPLTVRGAELLKQELQHLKSVERPAIIEAIAEARTHGDLSENAEYEAAKEKQGFIEGRISELENKLSAAHIIDPTEIHAEGKIVFGCTVVLEDLENETQVRYQIVGDDEADIKDNKISISSPISRALIGKEEGDVAEVQAPGGIREYEVIEVLYI